Proteins encoded together in one Paracidovorax wautersii window:
- a CDS encoding flagellar hook-length control protein FliK produces MEKARISSSQHAHEPRAARGAGKPSASSQNAEQATGTSGGFSLLLASLSDGSEPLSDGFATPVTAVDWAAIGVADAAQLAAFQSGLPSGLPPGAPWQSAGEHAPTAAGRLLGDGLGGGKAGLNSLVGQTAMLDGAAETAAVNGTAVPGSGAAPGRGVAGGRQTSILAAGGSDATARLDAALNSALRGTAKDETKGAGVADAGAAFSLAPAAAGALSAERRDVVAGHPGAEARGFADGATALPAGALAGLADVAAGSGDGRSGGRGGESAGNGASPSAALAVGEPGAEPSGADAAFSLDAALADPAQAGMEDQLAEQVAFWVNQKTQNAELTLDRDGQPVEVTVSLTGNEAHVSFRSDQAQTRELLDASVAQLRDLLQSEGLQLAGVSVGTSGGQGAREGDAPRDGGRQGAREATVRAAAPAGTAGRAQVATDRSVDIFV; encoded by the coding sequence CCTCCAGCCAGAACGCCGAACAGGCGACGGGCACCTCTGGCGGCTTTTCGCTGCTGCTGGCCTCACTGTCCGACGGCTCTGAGCCGCTTTCTGATGGCTTTGCCACACCGGTGACCGCTGTAGACTGGGCTGCCATCGGTGTGGCCGACGCGGCCCAGCTTGCCGCATTTCAAAGTGGACTGCCCAGCGGGTTGCCGCCCGGCGCGCCCTGGCAGTCCGCCGGAGAACATGCGCCAACGGCTGCAGGCCGTTTGCTGGGAGACGGACTGGGCGGCGGTAAGGCCGGCCTGAACAGCCTGGTCGGCCAGACGGCGATGCTGGACGGTGCGGCCGAGACGGCCGCCGTCAACGGCACGGCGGTGCCGGGCAGCGGCGCGGCACCGGGGCGGGGTGTCGCTGGTGGCCGCCAGACCTCGATTTTGGCTGCGGGGGGGAGCGACGCCACGGCCCGCCTGGACGCCGCGCTGAATTCGGCGCTGCGGGGCACGGCCAAGGACGAAACCAAGGGCGCGGGCGTGGCAGACGCCGGTGCGGCCTTCTCCCTTGCACCCGCGGCGGCGGGGGCGCTGTCCGCAGAGCGGCGCGATGTGGTCGCAGGCCACCCGGGCGCCGAGGCCCGCGGCTTCGCGGACGGGGCCACGGCCCTGCCGGCGGGCGCGCTGGCGGGCTTGGCCGATGTCGCCGCCGGCAGTGGCGACGGCCGCTCGGGGGGCCGAGGCGGAGAGTCGGCCGGCAATGGCGCATCGCCGTCGGCGGCGCTGGCCGTGGGCGAGCCGGGGGCGGAGCCGTCCGGCGCGGATGCCGCGTTCTCGCTGGATGCGGCCCTGGCCGACCCCGCGCAGGCGGGCATGGAAGACCAGCTCGCCGAGCAGGTTGCCTTCTGGGTGAACCAGAAAACGCAGAACGCCGAACTCACCCTGGACCGGGACGGCCAGCCGGTGGAGGTGACGGTGTCGCTCACCGGCAACGAGGCGCATGTCTCCTTCCGCAGCGATCAGGCCCAGACCCGCGAGCTGCTGGACGCCAGCGTCGCCCAGCTGCGCGATCTGCTCCAGAGTGAAGGGCTGCAACTGGCGGGTGTGTCCGTCGGCACCTCGGGCGGCCAGGGCGCGCGGGAGGGCGACGCCCCGCGGGACGGCGGCCGCCAGGGCGCACGCGAGGCCACGGTGCGCGCGGCAGCCCCTGCCGGCACGGCCGGGCGCGCCCAGGTGGCGACCGACCGGTCGGTCGACATCTTCGTCTGA
- the fliL gene encoding flagellar basal body-associated FliL family protein, with translation MSANTPAAPAAPAKSKKMVIILAVVALLVVAGGAAAWFVLSSRQHAAEEGEEVGGKQAHAEAATPKTPPTFLPIENMVVNLADPGGDRFAQIGITLELADAKTETLVKQYLPSIRSGILMLVSQRTAEELLGREGKEKLAQDIRREVSKPLGFTVPKPRKARAPNPDDEEEGEAPRPRADTNPVRQVLFSSFIIQ, from the coding sequence GTGTCCGCCAATACCCCCGCTGCCCCCGCGGCGCCAGCCAAAAGCAAGAAGATGGTCATCATCCTGGCGGTGGTGGCCTTGCTCGTCGTGGCCGGCGGTGCGGCCGCGTGGTTCGTGCTGTCGAGCCGCCAGCACGCGGCCGAAGAGGGCGAGGAGGTCGGCGGCAAGCAGGCGCATGCCGAGGCCGCAACGCCCAAGACACCCCCGACGTTCCTGCCCATCGAGAACATGGTGGTCAATCTGGCCGACCCCGGGGGCGACCGTTTCGCGCAGATCGGGATCACGCTCGAGCTGGCGGACGCCAAGACCGAAACGCTGGTCAAACAGTACCTGCCCAGCATCCGCAGCGGCATCCTCATGCTGGTCTCCCAGCGCACGGCCGAGGAACTGCTCGGCCGCGAAGGCAAGGAGAAACTGGCGCAGGACATCCGCCGCGAGGTGTCCAAGCCGCTGGGCTTCACGGTGCCCAAGCCGCGCAAGGCGCGCGCACCCAACCCCGACGACGAGGAAGAGGGCGAAGCCCCCCGGCCGCGGGCCGACACCAACCCGGTGCGCCAGGTGCTGTTCTCCAGTTTCATCATCCAGTAA
- the fliM gene encoding flagellar motor switch protein FliM has translation MSDSFLSQEEVDALLEGVTGESQKTAHEEVDSGAVRNYDISSQERIVRGRMPTMEIVNERFARNFRIGLFNFIRRSPEISVGTVSVQRYSAFLRELAVPTNFNIVAIRPLRGSGLIVCEPSLVFGIIDTLYGGVGKFQTRIEGRDFSPTEQRVINRLVDVICAEYKKAWHGIYPLELDYQRSEMQPQFANIATPSEIVVSTAFQLEIGDLAGAIHICMPYATLEPIRDVLYSSTQGDSIEVDRRWVRVLTREIQAAEVTLVAELARADATVEQLLAMKPGDFIELDREPRIRASIGGVPIFECQYGTHNSKYAIRIEECLRNADSSWLGEKNGN, from the coding sequence ATGAGTGATTCGTTTCTTTCCCAGGAAGAGGTCGATGCCCTTCTGGAGGGGGTGACCGGCGAGAGCCAGAAGACGGCCCACGAGGAGGTCGATTCCGGCGCGGTCCGCAACTACGACATCTCCAGCCAAGAGCGCATCGTTCGTGGCCGCATGCCGACGATGGAAATCGTCAACGAACGGTTCGCGCGCAATTTCCGCATCGGCCTGTTCAACTTCATCCGCCGCAGCCCCGAAATCTCGGTCGGCACGGTGTCCGTGCAGCGCTACAGCGCCTTTCTGCGCGAGCTGGCGGTGCCCACCAACTTCAACATCGTGGCCATCCGCCCGCTGCGCGGCAGCGGCCTGATCGTCTGCGAGCCCTCCCTGGTGTTCGGCATCATCGACACGCTCTACGGCGGCGTCGGCAAGTTCCAGACCCGCATCGAAGGGCGTGATTTCTCGCCCACCGAGCAGCGCGTGATCAACCGGCTGGTGGACGTGATCTGCGCCGAGTACAAGAAAGCCTGGCACGGCATCTATCCGCTGGAGCTGGACTACCAGCGCTCGGAGATGCAGCCCCAGTTCGCCAACATCGCCACGCCCAGCGAGATCGTCGTGTCCACGGCTTTCCAGCTGGAGATCGGCGACTTGGCGGGCGCCATCCACATCTGCATGCCGTACGCCACGCTGGAGCCGATCCGCGACGTGCTGTATTCGTCCACGCAGGGCGACTCCATCGAGGTGGATCGCCGCTGGGTGCGCGTGCTCACGCGCGAGATCCAAGCCGCCGAGGTGACCCTGGTGGCCGAGCTGGCCCGCGCCGACGCCACGGTGGAGCAATTGCTGGCCATGAAGCCGGGCGACTTCATCGAGCTCGACCGCGAACCGCGTATCCGCGCCTCCATCGGGGGCGTACCGATTTTTGAATGCCAGTACGGCACGCACAACTCCAAGTATGCGATCCGCATCGAGGAATGCCTGCGCAACGCCGACAGCAGCTGGCTGGGAGAGAAGAATGGCAACTGA
- the fliN gene encoding flagellar motor switch protein FliN has translation MATEDNKDGDDPFAGWAEALEEQKTSEGAPGDAEQGGPLSGEPVRPFSASGSNDAPVNDINMVLDIPVQLSVELGRTKVPIKYILQLAQGSVVELDALAGEPMDVLVNGYLIAQGEVVVVNDKFGIRLTDVVTPSERLRRVSRG, from the coding sequence ATGGCAACTGAAGACAACAAGGACGGTGACGATCCGTTCGCAGGCTGGGCCGAGGCGCTTGAAGAGCAGAAGACCTCGGAAGGCGCCCCCGGCGATGCCGAGCAGGGCGGCCCCCTCTCGGGCGAGCCCGTGCGGCCGTTCTCTGCCTCCGGCAGCAACGATGCGCCGGTCAACGACATCAACATGGTGCTGGACATCCCCGTTCAGCTGTCCGTGGAGCTGGGTCGTACCAAGGTGCCCATCAAATACATCCTGCAGCTGGCGCAGGGCTCGGTGGTCGAGCTGGACGCGCTGGCTGGCGAGCCCATGGACGTGCTGGTCAACGGCTACCTCATAGCCCAGGGTGAAGTGGTGGTGGTGAACGACAAGTTCGGTATCCGCCTGACCGACGTGGTCACGCCTTCGGAGCGCCTGCGCCGTGTCAGCCGGGGGTAG
- a CDS encoding flagellar biosynthetic protein FliO produces the protein MTQTLLVVVLFVAAMAALPWLIRRLQQRQSGLFSASGGVSKVLSAVAVGPQQRVVTVEVGPEHQRTVLVLGVTAQQINCLHVLPAPGAGAVAVPAASPAAAVAPSFAGEMATASARMDKPSHG, from the coding sequence ATGACCCAGACGCTGCTGGTCGTGGTGCTCTTCGTGGCGGCCATGGCGGCCCTGCCATGGTTGATCCGCCGGTTGCAGCAGCGGCAGTCGGGATTGTTCTCGGCCAGTGGCGGCGTGTCCAAGGTGCTGTCCGCCGTGGCCGTGGGCCCGCAGCAGCGCGTGGTGACGGTAGAGGTCGGGCCGGAGCACCAGCGCACGGTGCTGGTGCTGGGCGTGACGGCTCAGCAGATCAATTGCCTGCACGTGCTGCCTGCGCCGGGCGCCGGCGCGGTGGCCGTTCCGGCGGCATCTCCCGCTGCCGCCGTGGCGCCGAGCTTCGCGGGCGAGATGGCGACCGCCTCCGCGCGGATGGACAAGCCTTCCCATGGCTGA
- the fliP gene encoding flagellar type III secretion system pore protein FliP (The bacterial flagellar biogenesis protein FliP forms a type III secretion system (T3SS)-type pore required for flagellar assembly.), which yields MLRSRSAWMVLGAALLAPAAMAQNAGSLPVLVGAGSGSNSYSVPIQTLLFFTALSFLPAVLLMMTGFTRIVIVLSLLRQAIGTQSAPPNQVIIGLSLFLTFFVMGPTLDRVYQEAYVPYTTNALTFEQALEKAEAPMRGFMLKQTRQSDFALFSRLAKLPEGTTAETAPLRVLVPAFVTSELKSAFQIGFMIFIPFLVIDMVVSSILMSLGMMMLSPVLVALPFKLMLFVLADGWNLLIGSLAASFAV from the coding sequence ATGCTGCGCAGCCGCAGCGCCTGGATGGTGCTGGGCGCCGCGCTGCTGGCACCAGCGGCCATGGCGCAGAACGCCGGCTCGCTGCCGGTGCTGGTCGGCGCAGGCAGCGGCAGCAACAGCTATTCGGTGCCCATCCAGACGCTGCTGTTCTTCACCGCGCTCTCCTTTCTGCCTGCGGTGCTGCTGATGATGACGGGCTTCACCCGCATCGTCATCGTGCTGTCGCTGCTGCGCCAGGCCATCGGCACGCAGTCGGCGCCGCCCAACCAGGTCATCATCGGCCTGTCGCTCTTCCTGACTTTCTTCGTCATGGGCCCCACGCTGGACCGCGTGTACCAGGAGGCCTACGTGCCGTACACGACGAACGCGCTGACCTTCGAGCAGGCGCTGGAGAAGGCCGAGGCGCCCATGCGCGGCTTCATGCTCAAGCAGACGCGCCAGTCCGACTTCGCCTTGTTCTCGCGCCTGGCCAAGCTGCCCGAAGGCACCACGGCCGAGACGGCGCCGCTGCGCGTGCTGGTGCCGGCCTTCGTCACCAGCGAGCTCAAGTCGGCCTTCCAGATCGGCTTCATGATCTTCATCCCGTTTCTGGTGATCGACATGGTGGTGTCGTCCATCCTCATGTCGCTGGGCATGATGATGCTGTCGCCCGTGCTGGTGGCGCTGCCCTTCAAGCTGATGCTGTTCGTGCTGGCGGACGGCTGGAACCTGCTCATCGGCTCGCTGGCCGCGAGCTTCGCCGTATGA
- the fliQ gene encoding flagellar biosynthesis protein FliQ: MTSQFVLTIGREALTLLLMISMPVLGVVMAVGLLVSIFQAVTQIHEATLAFVPKLVAAMVVFAIAGPWMISTLVDYLRRMIESIPSVIG; encoded by the coding sequence ATGACCTCCCAATTCGTTCTGACCATCGGCCGCGAGGCGCTCACGCTGCTGCTCATGATCTCCATGCCGGTGCTGGGCGTGGTGATGGCCGTGGGCCTGCTCGTCAGCATCTTCCAGGCCGTCACGCAGATCCACGAGGCCACGCTGGCCTTCGTGCCCAAGCTGGTGGCAGCCATGGTGGTGTTCGCCATCGCCGGGCCCTGGATGATCTCCACGCTGGTGGATTACCTGCGGCGCATGATCGAATCCATTCCGTCGGTCATCGGCTAG
- the fliR gene encoding flagellar biosynthetic protein FliR produces MITFSEAQIMAWLSPVLWPFIRVLAVFTSAPVFSMRAIPMRAKIGLAFLVAVCAQAVLPEQPVIDLNGRGALGAVAQQIAVGLAIGFSVRLVFAAVELAGEVIGLQMGLNFASFFDPLANAQVSAVARFFGNMATLLFIVINGHLLILMAVVKSFERFPVDGNFLQSLAQMRLYELGASLFSSALWIALPMIALLLFVNLALGIISRVAPQMNIYAVGFPVTLTVGMLGITATLPMLEQPVMALMQQSIDLFASQR; encoded by the coding sequence GTGATCACGTTCTCCGAAGCCCAGATCATGGCCTGGCTGTCGCCGGTGCTGTGGCCGTTCATCCGCGTGCTGGCGGTGTTCACTTCGGCGCCGGTGTTCTCGATGCGGGCCATCCCCATGCGGGCCAAGATCGGTCTGGCCTTTCTGGTGGCCGTGTGCGCGCAGGCCGTGCTGCCCGAGCAGCCGGTGATCGACCTGAACGGCCGGGGCGCGCTGGGCGCCGTGGCCCAGCAGATCGCCGTCGGGCTGGCCATCGGCTTCTCGGTGCGGCTGGTGTTCGCGGCGGTGGAACTGGCCGGCGAGGTGATCGGCCTGCAGATGGGGCTGAACTTCGCCTCGTTCTTCGACCCGCTGGCCAATGCGCAGGTGAGCGCGGTGGCACGTTTCTTCGGCAACATGGCGACGCTGCTGTTCATCGTCATCAACGGGCATCTGCTGATCCTGATGGCCGTGGTCAAGAGCTTCGAGCGCTTCCCCGTGGACGGCAACTTCCTGCAGTCGTTGGCGCAGATGCGGCTGTACGAGCTGGGGGCCTCGCTCTTTTCCAGCGCGCTGTGGATTGCGCTGCCCATGATCGCGCTGCTGCTGTTCGTGAACCTGGCGCTCGGGATCATCTCCCGCGTCGCGCCACAGATGAACATCTACGCCGTGGGGTTCCCGGTCACCCTGACGGTGGGCATGCTGGGCATCACGGCCACGCTGCCCATGCTGGAGCAGCCGGTGATGGCGCTGATGCAGCAGTCGATCGACCTGTTCGCATCCCAGCGTTGA
- a CDS encoding response regulator transcription factor: MINVVLCDDHAVLRRGIRDTLTEATDITVTGEAGSYAELRDVLRSAPCDVLLLDLNLPGRSGLEVLASLKETHAALKVLIVSMYPEDQYALRCLRAGAQGYANKAGDPVELIAAVRTVVQGRKYLTPEVAQMLADSLSQPTSELPHEALSERELQTLVKIASGRRLSDIAEELMLSPKTVSVYRARVLEKLKLANNAELTVYAIRNQLV; this comes from the coding sequence GTGATCAATGTGGTGCTTTGCGATGACCATGCGGTGCTGCGGCGCGGCATCCGCGACACGCTGACCGAGGCCACCGACATCACAGTGACGGGCGAGGCCGGCAGCTACGCCGAGCTGCGCGACGTGCTGCGCAGCGCCCCGTGCGATGTGCTGCTGCTCGACCTGAACCTGCCCGGCCGCAGCGGCCTGGAGGTGCTGGCCAGCCTGAAGGAGACGCACGCCGCGCTCAAGGTGCTGATCGTCTCGATGTACCCGGAAGACCAGTACGCGCTTCGCTGCCTGCGCGCCGGCGCCCAGGGCTACGCCAACAAGGCGGGCGACCCGGTGGAGCTGATCGCCGCCGTGCGCACCGTGGTGCAGGGCCGCAAGTACCTCACGCCCGAGGTGGCGCAGATGCTGGCCGACAGCCTGTCGCAACCCACGAGCGAGCTGCCGCACGAAGCGCTGTCGGAGCGCGAGCTGCAGACACTGGTCAAGATCGCCTCGGGCCGGCGCCTGTCGGACATCGCCGAGGAGCTGATGCTCAGCCCCAAGACGGTGAGCGTCTACCGCGCCCGCGTGCTGGAAAAGCTCAAACTGGCCAACAACGCCGAGCTGACGGTGTACGCGATCCGCAACCAGCTGGTGTAA
- a CDS encoding ATP-binding protein, translating into MIAAPMDSDASDRALRILHLEDSIVDHELACRTLRRAGLVYEMRHADTLEGFIHYVAQEPLDLILADYRLPGFTALDAWEHVSRQPAPPPFVLLSGAIGEAAAVDAMRLGIADYLLKDDMGRLPHVITRAIEVFQARRAREHATAELAASERRLAELTEHLQTSIEQERASIAREIHDDIGGALTAVKFDLAWICRHAPPGGLQEHAATATDMLTHAIGASQRIMMNLRPPILDQGLVAAVQWLAESFERRTGVPARVTVGREAIEAPAEIQLVAYRTAQEALTNITKYAQAGRVRIDLSDSEGVLTLEVTDDGCGMDLAASQTKPRSFGLRGLQERAKTVGGWLDISSQPGRGTSVIVTVPLPWARTNDEGEAQ; encoded by the coding sequence ATGATAGCGGCTCCCATGGACTCTGACGCATCGGACCGCGCCTTGCGCATCCTCCATCTCGAAGATTCCATCGTGGACCACGAATTGGCCTGCAGGACGCTGCGCCGGGCCGGTCTCGTGTATGAAATGCGCCACGCCGACACCCTGGAAGGGTTTATCCATTACGTGGCGCAAGAGCCGCTGGATCTGATCCTGGCCGATTACCGGCTGCCCGGCTTCACCGCGCTCGATGCCTGGGAGCATGTTTCACGCCAGCCGGCACCGCCGCCCTTCGTGCTGCTCTCCGGCGCCATCGGCGAGGCCGCTGCGGTCGACGCCATGCGCCTGGGCATTGCCGACTATCTGCTCAAGGACGACATGGGCCGCCTGCCCCATGTGATCACCCGGGCGATCGAGGTCTTCCAGGCCCGGCGCGCCCGGGAGCACGCTACCGCCGAGCTGGCCGCCTCCGAACGCCGGCTGGCCGAGCTGACGGAGCACCTGCAGACGTCCATCGAGCAGGAACGCGCCTCCATCGCGCGGGAGATCCACGACGACATCGGCGGTGCGCTCACAGCCGTGAAGTTCGATCTGGCGTGGATCTGCCGGCATGCGCCGCCCGGGGGCCTGCAGGAGCACGCGGCCACGGCGACGGACATGCTGACACACGCCATCGGCGCCAGCCAGCGCATCATGATGAACCTGCGCCCGCCTATCCTGGACCAGGGACTGGTGGCGGCCGTGCAGTGGCTGGCGGAGAGCTTCGAGCGCCGCACCGGCGTGCCGGCCCGCGTCACCGTGGGGCGCGAGGCCATCGAGGCGCCCGCCGAGATCCAGCTGGTGGCCTACCGGACGGCGCAGGAGGCGCTCACCAACATCACCAAGTACGCCCAAGCCGGGCGGGTGCGCATCGACCTGTCCGACAGCGAGGGCGTGCTGACCCTGGAGGTGACGGACGACGGCTGCGGCATGGACCTGGCCGCCAGCCAGACCAAGCCCCGGTCGTTCGGGCTGCGCGGCCTGCAGGAGCGGGCGAAGACGGTGGGCGGCTGGCTGGACATCAGCAGCCAGCCCGGGCGCGGCACGTCGGTCATCGTGACGGTGCCGCTACCATGGGCGAGAACCAACGACGAGGGAGAGGCGCAGTGA
- a CDS encoding response regulator, with protein MQSILAVDDSPSMRKMVSFTLTGAGYHVVEAVDGQDALEKAEAHEIHLVLADQNMPRLDGIGLTRKLREHPRFKTVPILILTTESSDQMKQAGRSAGATGWLVKPFDPNRLIEVIQKVIR; from the coding sequence ATGCAATCGATTCTTGCCGTTGATGACTCTCCGTCCATGAGAAAGATGGTCTCCTTCACCCTGACGGGTGCGGGGTACCACGTGGTGGAGGCGGTGGACGGCCAGGACGCGCTCGAAAAGGCCGAGGCCCACGAGATCCACCTGGTGCTGGCCGACCAGAACATGCCGCGCCTCGACGGCATCGGCCTCACCCGCAAGCTGCGCGAGCACCCCCGCTTCAAGACCGTTCCCATCCTGATCCTGACCACCGAGTCCAGCGACCAGATGAAGCAGGCCGGCCGCAGCGCAGGTGCCACGGGCTGGCTGGTCAAGCCGTTCGACCCCAACCGCCTCATCGAGGTGATTCAGAAGGTGATCCGCTGA
- a CDS encoding chemotaxis protein CheW: MSVMEKTGENVAAGAREYLTFRLDQEEYGIDILKVQEIRGYEPPTRIANAPSFIKGVTNLRGTIVPIVDMRLKFNCSKAEYNSFTVVIILNLRNRVVGIVVDSVSDVMELTPDNIRSAPDIDSAIDNNCILGLGSVGERMLILLDIEKLMSGVDMGLATAEA; this comes from the coding sequence ATGAGTGTGATGGAAAAGACGGGTGAGAACGTGGCCGCCGGCGCCAGGGAATACCTCACCTTCCGGCTGGACCAGGAAGAGTACGGGATCGATATCCTGAAGGTGCAGGAAATCCGCGGCTACGAGCCGCCGACCCGCATCGCCAACGCACCGTCCTTCATCAAGGGCGTGACCAACCTGCGCGGCACGATCGTTCCCATCGTGGACATGCGGCTGAAGTTCAACTGCTCGAAGGCCGAGTACAACAGCTTCACCGTGGTCATCATCCTGAACCTGCGCAACCGGGTGGTCGGCATCGTGGTGGACTCGGTGAGCGATGTGATGGAGCTCACGCCGGACAACATCCGGTCCGCTCCGGACATCGACAGCGCCATCGACAACAACTGCATCCTGGGACTGGGCTCCGTGGGCGAGCGGATGTTGATCCTGCTGGACATCGAAAAGCTGATGTCCGGGGTGGACATGGGATTGGCAACGGCCGAGGCCTGA
- a CDS encoding CheR family methyltransferase produces MRQSTSTERESPAPRSALRAAADTAPPPPGPLTQGREFVWTNADFARVQGLIYQRAGISLHDGKHAMVYSRLSRRLRETGHSSFHDYLSWLEKHDGPEWQEFVNALTTNLTAFFREQHHFEIFATHLRTRPSGPWHVWCNAASTGEEPYSIVMTAMEALGNHGSFKLTASDIDSRVLATAADGIYRLDSLKGLSPERLQRFFLRGKASNAGLVRAKPELRKMIDFMSVNLIRDDWPFREPFDVVFCRNVMIYFDAPTQRRVLERIHRVLKPGGMLFVGHAENFSESRDLFTLRGKTVYERR; encoded by the coding sequence ATGCGCCAAAGCACAAGTACCGAACGTGAATCCCCGGCGCCTCGCAGCGCCCTCCGGGCCGCCGCCGACACGGCGCCCCCTCCGCCCGGGCCGCTGACCCAGGGGCGCGAGTTCGTCTGGACCAATGCCGACTTCGCGCGCGTCCAGGGGTTGATCTACCAGCGCGCGGGCATCAGCCTGCACGACGGCAAGCACGCCATGGTCTACAGCCGGCTGTCCCGCCGGCTGCGCGAAACCGGTCATTCGAGCTTTCACGACTATCTGAGCTGGCTCGAAAAGCACGACGGACCAGAGTGGCAGGAGTTCGTCAACGCTCTGACCACCAACCTGACCGCGTTTTTCCGCGAGCAGCACCACTTCGAGATCTTTGCCACCCATCTGCGCACGCGCCCGAGCGGGCCCTGGCATGTCTGGTGCAACGCCGCCTCCACGGGGGAGGAGCCGTACTCGATCGTGATGACCGCCATGGAAGCCTTGGGCAACCACGGCTCGTTCAAGCTGACGGCCAGCGACATCGACTCCCGCGTGCTGGCGACGGCGGCGGACGGCATCTACCGGCTGGACAGCCTCAAGGGGCTGAGTCCGGAGCGGCTGCAGCGCTTCTTTCTGCGCGGCAAGGCGTCCAACGCCGGCCTGGTGCGCGCCAAGCCAGAGCTGCGCAAGATGATCGACTTCATGAGCGTGAACCTGATTCGCGACGACTGGCCCTTCCGCGAGCCGTTCGACGTCGTGTTCTGCCGCAATGTCATGATCTATTTCGATGCCCCGACGCAGCGCCGCGTGCTGGAACGCATTCACCGGGTGCTGAAGCCGGGAGGCATGCTCTTCGTGGGCCACGCCGAGAATTTCAGCGAATCCCGGGACCTGTTCACGCTCCGTGGAAAGACGGTCTATGAGCGCCGTTGA
- the cheD gene encoding chemoreceptor glutamine deamidase CheD — MTTTRPGLPPVPSAQTPAASALGTAERRRAPRIAPLSADVYAASSAPAKQASLQELKAQPRKPGEASFFFLDHHFQHNAVKVLPGEFFVSNESMVIMTVLGSCIAACLWDSRARIGGMNHFMLPDGDANDVSGRYGSYAMELLINEMLKLGARRETMQAKIFGGAQVMHNFTTMNVGERNTNFVLNYLQTERIPIVSEDVLDIYPRKVVFFPVTGKAMVKRLAHAHPEALVAQEVKGNAVTVAKTTSGGSVDLF; from the coding sequence ATGACCACCACCCGTCCCGGTTTGCCACCGGTGCCCAGTGCCCAGACACCTGCCGCTTCCGCGCTCGGGACGGCGGAGCGCCGCCGCGCACCCCGCATCGCGCCCCTGAGCGCCGATGTCTACGCGGCCAGTTCCGCGCCTGCCAAGCAGGCTTCGTTGCAGGAGCTCAAGGCCCAGCCGCGCAAGCCCGGCGAAGCGTCGTTCTTCTTTCTCGATCACCATTTCCAGCACAACGCGGTCAAGGTCCTGCCCGGCGAATTCTTCGTCTCCAACGAGAGCATGGTGATCATGACGGTGCTGGGCTCGTGCATCGCAGCCTGCCTGTGGGACAGCCGTGCGCGCATCGGCGGCATGAACCATTTCATGCTGCCCGACGGCGACGCCAACGACGTGTCGGGCCGCTATGGCTCGTACGCCATGGAACTGCTGATCAACGAAATGCTCAAGCTCGGCGCCCGCCGGGAGACCATGCAGGCCAAGATCTTCGGCGGCGCGCAGGTCATGCACAACTTCACCACGATGAACGTCGGCGAGCGCAACACCAACTTCGTGCTCAACTACCTGCAGACCGAGCGGATTCCGATCGTGTCCGAAGATGTGCTCGACATCTATCCGCGCAAGGTCGTGTTCTTCCCGGTCACCGGCAAGGCCATGGTCAAGCGGCTGGCCCATGCCCATCCCGAAGCGCTGGTCGCACAGGAGGTCAAGGGCAATGCGGTCACGGTGGCCAAGACGACCTCGGGCGGCTCGGTGGATCTGTTTTGA